A window of the Henckelia pumila isolate YLH828 chromosome 3, ASM3356847v2, whole genome shotgun sequence genome harbors these coding sequences:
- the LOC140887027 gene encoding probable arabinosyltransferase ARAD1 gives MSKMGFFTHRYLFLFFLLISAVFILSWLLVLRSAGRIYSIDYYKLPSVAKNNNLDANLQARASINEEAVILSRNSRKCDSSEHILKVFMYDLPSEFHFNLLGWKGRGRGVVWPDVRSEVPDYPGGLNLQHSIEYLLTLDLLNSEFTKDLGGRSAIRVRNSSEADVVFVPFFSSICYNRYSKLKPNQKRSINSLLQEKLVTFLTDQDEWKRSGGNDHIVMAHHPNSLLDARTKLWPAIFILSDFGRYSPTIANVEKDVIAPYRHVVGSYTDDASDFDSRKTLLYFQGAIYRKDGGIIRQELYYMLKNEKDVHFAFGSVQKDGIKQASTGMRSSKFCLNIAGDTPSSNRLFDAIASHCVPVIISDEIELPYEDVLDYSEFCVFVRSSDALKEKFLLNLVRNITKADWTRMWGRLKEVENFYKFQYPSQANDAVQMIWQAVSRKVPAVKLKIHKTGRFFRSITPREEGIKSAAVPRSLA, from the exons ATGTCAAAAATGGGGTTCTTTACTCATAGATATTTGTTCCTTTTTTTCTTATTGATATCAGCAGTGTTCATATTATCTTGGTTATTAGTGTTAAGGTCGGCTGGCCGGATTTATTCTATTGACTATTACAAGCTTCCATCCGtggcaaaaaataataatcttgaTGCCAACTTACAAGCCAGAGCTTCAATTAATGAAGAAGCTGTGATCTTGAGTAGAAATTCAAGAAAGTGTGATTCTAGTGAGCATATTCTCAAGGTTTTCATGTATGACTTGCCATCAGAGTTCCATTTTAATCTGTTGGGCTGGAAAGGCCGGGGAAGGGGTGTTGTTTGGCCGGATGTTCGATCCGAGGTCCCTGACTACCCCGGTGGATTGAATTTGCAGCATAGCATAGAATATTTGCTGACTTTGGACCTCTTGAACTCTGAATTTACCAAAGATTTGGGAGGCCGCAGTGCTATTAGAGTACGTAATTCTAGTGAAGCTGATGTTGTTTTTGTTCCCTTCTTTTCGTCCATTTGCTATAATAGGTACTCAAAGCTGAAGCCAAACCAGAAAAGGAGTATTAATAGTTTATTGCAGGAGAAATTGGTTACTTTTTTGACGGATCAGGATGAATGGAAAAGATCTGGTGGAAATGATCACATAGTCATGGCCCACCATCCTAATAGTCTTTTAGATGCTAGAACAAAGCTCTGGCCTGCGATATTTATTCTTTCAGATTTCGGAAGGTATTCTCCAACTATTGCTAATGTTGAGAAAGACGTAATTGCGCCTTACAGGCATGTTGTTGGAAGTTATACAGATGATGCATCCGATTTTGATAGTCGCAAGACGTTGCTCTATTTCCAAGGGGCTATTTACCGAAAAGAT GGTGGAATAATTCGTCAAGAATTGTATTACATGCTGAAAAATGAAAAGGATGTGCACTTCGCATTTGGAAGTGTTCAGAAGGATGGTATCAAACAAGCTTCCACTGGTATGCGCTCATCCAAATTCTGCCTCAACATAGCAGGCGACACTCCATCATCAAACCGTCTATTTGATGCCATAGCTAGCCACTGTGTACCTGTCATTATTAGTGATGAAATCGAGCTTCCATACGAAGATGTCCTTGACTACTCAGAATTCTGTGTATTTGTCCGTTCTTCTGATGCTCTCAAAGAAAAGTTCCTACTAAACCTTGTCAGGAACATTACCAAGGCGGACTGGACCAGAATGTGGGGAAGGCTAAAAGAAGTCGAAAACTTTTACAAGTTTCAGTATCCATCACAAGCAAATGATGCTGTACAGATGATATGGCAGGCTGTTTCGCGAAAGGTTCCTGCTGTCAAGCTAAAGATTCACAAGACCGGTCGTTTTTTCCGATCAATCACCCCTAGAGAAGAAGGGATTAAGTCTGCTGCTGTACCTAGAAGTCTTGCTTGA
- the LOC140892570 gene encoding uncharacterized protein isoform X2: MDIENSHTEGSSYDSADDKYENSFIDDDELQVSPPSPVSSDKDEALLDDNRMHDGKGRQENRKKKYQVIELDSEDDNGYLLSVFKNKRSPKTTMSKDGKKSAQVTEHTCSKSENGGIFGSESTGKASPPDVNIEPESC, from the exons ATGGATATAGAAAACTCTCATACGGAGGGATCTAGTTATGATAGTGCTGATGATAAGTATGAGAACAGTTTTATTGACGATGATGAATTACAAGTTTCGCCACCATCCCCTGTTTCAAGCGACAAAG ACGAGGCTCTGCTGGACGATAACAGAATGCATGATGGAAAGGGTCGTCAAGAAAATCGTAAGAAGAAATACCAAGTGATTGAGTTGGATAGTGAAGATGACAACGGGTATCTTTTATCTGTATTTAAGAACAAAAGATCTCCGAAGACAACCATGTCAAAAGATGGAAAAAAGAGTGCGCAGGTTACAGAACATACGTGCAGCAAGTCCGAAAATGGTGGAATCTTTGGCAGCGAATCAACTGGAAAGGCAAGTCCTCCGGATGTGAATATCGAACCAGAAAG TTGCTAA
- the LOC140887028 gene encoding NADH--cytochrome b5 reductase 1 has product MNFLATSEGQLFVGVAVGLVAIGVAYFLLSPKKPKVCLDPDNFKEFKLVKKTQISHNVARFKFALPSPSSVLGLPIGKHISCRGKDSQGEEVIKPYTPTTLDSDVGYFELVIKMYPQGRMSHHFREMHEGDYLSVKGPKGRFNYKPGQVRAFGMLAGGSGITPMFQVTRAILENPGDKTKVHLIYANVTVDDILLKDELDSLAKNYPNRFKVYYVLNQPPEEWNDGVGFVSKEMIQAHCPAPASDIQILRCGPPPMNKAMAGHLEALGYTSEMLFQF; this is encoded by the exons ATGAATTTCTTGGCAACATCTGAAGGCCAATTATTTGTTGGTGTCGCTGTTGGTCTGGTTGCTATTGGGGTCGCATATTTCTTGTTATCCCCCAAGAAGCCAAAAG TGTGCTTGGATCCTGATAATTTCAAGGAGTTTAAGCTTGTCAAGAAAACACAAATTAGCCATAATGTGGCGAGGTTCAAATTTGCCCTTCCTTCGCCCTCGTCTGTCCTGGGCCTTCCCATTGGAAAACACATCAGCTGCAG GGGTAAGGATAGTCAAGGTGAAGAGGTCATCAAACCATACACTCCGACTACTTTGGATTCTGATGTTGGATACTTTGAGTTAGTTATAAAG ATGTACCCGCAAGGAAGAATGTCACACCATTTTCGAGAAATGCATGAAGGCGATTATCTCTCTGTGAAAGGACCAAAG GGTCGATTCAATTATAAACCAGGACAGGTGAGAGCATTTGGAATGCTTGCTGGCGGCTCTGGAATTACACCAATGTTCCAG GTTACTAGAGCAATTCTTGAAAACCCCGGCGACAAAACGAAGGTGCATCTAATTTATGCTAATGTTACCGTCGATGACATTTTGCTCAAG GATGAGTTGGATAGCCTCGCTAAAAATTATCCTAACAGGTTCAAAGTTTACTACGTCCTCAATCAG CCTCCAGAAGAATGGAACGACGGCGTGGGGTTCGTCTCGAAGGAAATGATTCAAGCTCACTGCCCTGCACCAGCCTCTGATATTCAG ATTCTTAGATGCGGCCCTCCACCGATGAACAAAGCCATGGCCGGCCATCTCGAGGCTCTTGGTTACACCTCCGAGATGTTATTCCAATTCTAA
- the LOC140892570 gene encoding uncharacterized protein isoform X1 has protein sequence MDIENSHTEGSSYDSADDKYENSFIDDDELQVSPPSPVSSDKETDEALLDDNRMHDGKGRQENRKKKYQVIELDSEDDNGYLLSVFKNKRSPKTTMSKDGKKSAQVTEHTCSKSENGGIFGSESTGKASPPDVNIEPESC, from the exons ATGGATATAGAAAACTCTCATACGGAGGGATCTAGTTATGATAGTGCTGATGATAAGTATGAGAACAGTTTTATTGACGATGATGAATTACAAGTTTCGCCACCATCCCCTGTTTCAAGCGACAAAG AAACAGACGAGGCTCTGCTGGACGATAACAGAATGCATGATGGAAAGGGTCGTCAAGAAAATCGTAAGAAGAAATACCAAGTGATTGAGTTGGATAGTGAAGATGACAACGGGTATCTTTTATCTGTATTTAAGAACAAAAGATCTCCGAAGACAACCATGTCAAAAGATGGAAAAAAGAGTGCGCAGGTTACAGAACATACGTGCAGCAAGTCCGAAAATGGTGGAATCTTTGGCAGCGAATCAACTGGAAAGGCAAGTCCTCCGGATGTGAATATCGAACCAGAAAG TTGCTAA